In Actinoplanes derwentensis, the following proteins share a genomic window:
- a CDS encoding YibE/F family protein: MSADHHSHAHGDLPSLPGGRRVTLFLLVPAVLLTILGMLLLWPRDTPAVTDGATGPVMTTGEVVSVARVQCPPVPAGDTPEENCGTVTVRLDSGEVITTDVPTGPGAPEVDTGDDLTLMALNDEAGAVSYAITDHQRGTELWMLGAVFALAVIAFGRWRGLTALAGLVVTFGILLWFIVPAILDGRSPVLVAVVGAAAIMLIVLYLTHGLSITTSIAVAGTLASLAITAVLAAVSTAAVHLTGVADETSNFLTITHGDVNMQGLLLAGIVIGSLGVLDDVTVTQSATVTELALANPAYGFRRLYGAATRIGRAHIASVINTIVLAYAGASLPLMLLFAAGNTPVGEVLTTQLIAQELVRSAVGTIGLVAAVPITTALAAWMAARRHRPEAPDAPDASGKASGRASGKAKHRERPAEDPWTAFVER, translated from the coding sequence ATGAGCGCCGACCACCATTCCCACGCGCACGGCGACCTGCCGTCGTTGCCCGGAGGCCGCCGTGTCACGCTGTTTCTGCTGGTGCCGGCGGTGCTGCTGACGATCCTCGGGATGCTGCTGCTGTGGCCGCGGGACACCCCGGCGGTGACCGACGGCGCGACCGGCCCGGTGATGACCACCGGTGAGGTGGTGTCGGTGGCCCGGGTCCAGTGCCCGCCGGTGCCGGCCGGGGACACCCCGGAGGAGAACTGCGGCACCGTCACGGTCCGGCTGGACAGCGGCGAGGTGATCACCACCGACGTGCCGACCGGTCCGGGCGCCCCGGAGGTGGACACTGGTGACGATCTGACCCTGATGGCGCTCAACGACGAGGCCGGCGCGGTCAGCTATGCGATCACCGACCACCAGCGGGGCACCGAGCTGTGGATGCTGGGAGCGGTGTTCGCGCTGGCGGTGATCGCGTTCGGCCGGTGGCGGGGCCTGACCGCGCTGGCCGGACTGGTGGTCACGTTCGGCATCCTGCTCTGGTTCATCGTCCCGGCGATCCTGGACGGCCGGTCGCCGGTGCTGGTGGCGGTGGTCGGCGCCGCCGCGATCATGCTGATCGTGCTCTATCTGACACACGGGTTGTCGATCACCACGTCGATCGCGGTGGCCGGCACCCTGGCCAGCCTGGCGATCACCGCGGTGCTGGCGGCGGTCTCCACCGCCGCCGTGCACCTGACCGGGGTGGCCGACGAGACGTCGAACTTCCTGACCATCACCCACGGCGACGTCAACATGCAGGGCCTGCTGCTGGCCGGCATCGTGATCGGCTCGCTGGGGGTGCTCGACGACGTGACCGTCACCCAGTCGGCGACGGTCACCGAGCTGGCCTTGGCCAATCCGGCGTACGGGTTCCGCCGCCTCTACGGTGCCGCCACCCGGATCGGCCGGGCCCACATCGCCTCGGTGATCAACACGATCGTGCTGGCGTACGCGGGCGCCTCCCTGCCGTTGATGTTGCTCTTCGCGGCCGGCAACACCCCGGTCGGTGAGGTGCTGACCACTCAGCTGATCGCGCAGGAGCTGGTGCGCAGCGCGGTCGGCACGATCGGCCTGGTCGCCGCGGTGCCGATTACCACGGCTCTGGCGGCGTGGATGGCCGCCCGGCGGCATCGGCCGGAGGCTCCGGATGCACCGGATGCTTCCGGGAAGGCTTCAGGAAGGGCTTCCGGGAAGGCGAAGCATCGGGAGCGCCCGGCCGAGGATCCGTGGACGGCGTTCGTGGAACGCTGA
- a CDS encoding acetoacetate decarboxylase family protein yields MYPPEPWHLRGQMYLSIFLVPRRDMPALDPVVGAAMRPVTVGGRIAAGAAWVSYEPGGVLHYRELLSAVLVHERGRPRVSITDIWVDSAVSREGGRGLWGIPKEMAEFTLDAENDPLVDATMTEPSVAALIRLRKTLPGRFPLGFTVAQELGGQVRRTPVRGRGGLRTADAAWRPDPDGPLGHLAGRRPVMSLAITDFWLVFGRTAAQRAKSGERTPR; encoded by the coding sequence ATGTACCCGCCTGAGCCCTGGCACCTGCGCGGACAGATGTACCTCTCGATCTTCCTGGTCCCCCGGCGGGACATGCCGGCGCTGGATCCGGTCGTGGGCGCCGCGATGCGCCCGGTCACGGTCGGTGGCCGGATCGCGGCCGGGGCGGCCTGGGTGTCGTACGAACCCGGCGGTGTCCTGCACTACCGGGAGTTGCTCAGTGCCGTCCTGGTGCACGAGCGCGGCCGTCCCCGGGTGAGCATCACCGACATCTGGGTGGACAGCGCCGTCTCCCGGGAGGGTGGCCGGGGCCTCTGGGGCATTCCGAAAGAGATGGCCGAGTTCACCCTCGACGCCGAGAACGACCCGCTTGTCGACGCGACGATGACCGAGCCTTCGGTCGCCGCGCTGATCCGTCTGCGCAAGACGTTGCCGGGCCGGTTCCCGCTGGGCTTCACGGTGGCCCAGGAGCTGGGCGGTCAGGTCCGGCGCACCCCGGTGCGAGGCCGGGGCGGATTGCGTACGGCCGACGCGGCGTGGCGCCCCGACCCGGACGGCCCGCTCGGCCACCTGGCCGGCCGCCGTCCGGTGATGAGCCTGGCGATCACCGACTTCTGGCTGGTCTTCGGCCGCACCGCCGCACAACGGGCCAAGTCCGGGGAGCGCACGCCCCGCTGA